AGAGGGGCTTACGTCAAGGTGATCCTATGTCTCCCTATCTCTTTACTTTAGTGATGGAAGTCCTTTCATTAATGTTGCGTAGGAATGCTCGTCAATACGAAAATTTTAAGTATCATCCTAAATGTGAGAAGTTAGATATCATTAATTTATGCTTCGCTGATGATCTTTTCCTGTTCTCCTATTCTGATATAAACTCGGTTAAAGTCATAAGTGATGAGCTTAAGGAGTTTCAAGCTTGTTCTGACCATGTTACCTTTTGATGAAGGGGTATTGCCGGTCCGTTATTTGGGGGTGCCATTGCTTTCATCTCGCCTCTTATATCGGGATTGTAAAATTTTGGTAGAGCGTGTTAAGAATAAGGTGACCGATTGGAAGAATAAATTTCTCTCAtttgtgaaatgacccgtcctaatccattcggacgaagtccatatc
This genomic window from Rutidosis leptorrhynchoides isolate AG116_Rl617_1_P2 chromosome 2, CSIRO_AGI_Rlap_v1, whole genome shotgun sequence contains:
- the LOC139889465 gene encoding secreted RxLR effector protein 78-like; amino-acid sequence: MRGYHLNRGVPRCAFKVDIQKAYDTVDWEFLKAILKGFGFPRRMILWIMKCVTSTSFSINVNGEIHGYFKGKRGLRQGDPMSPYLFTLVMEVLSLMLRRNARQYENFKYHPKCEKLDIINLCFADDLFLFSYSDINSVKVISDELKEFQACSDHVTF